The following coding sequences are from one Rattus rattus isolate New Zealand chromosome 11, Rrattus_CSIRO_v1, whole genome shotgun sequence window:
- the Nkx6-1 gene encoding LOW QUALITY PROTEIN: homeobox protein Nkx-6.1 (The sequence of the model RefSeq protein was modified relative to this genomic sequence to represent the inferred CDS: deleted 1 base in 1 codon): MLAVGAMEGPRQSAFLLSSPPLAALHSMAEMKTPLYPAAYPPLPTGPPSSSSSSSSSSSPSPPLGANNPGGLKPPAAGGLSSLGSPPQQLSAATPHGINDILSRPSMPVASGAALPSASPSGSSSSSSSSASATSASAAAAAAAAAAAAAASSPAGLLAGLPLFSSLSPPPPPPGLYFSPSAAAVAAVGRYPKPLAELPGRTPIFWPGVMQSPPWRDARLACTPHQGSILLDKDGKRKHTRPTFSGQQIFALEKTFEQTKYLAGPERARLAYSLGMTESQVKVWFQNRRTKWRKKHAAEMATAKKKQDSETERLKGTSENEEDDDDYNKPLDPNSDDEKITQLLKKHKSSGGSLLLHASEAEGSS, encoded by the exons ATGTTAGCTGTGGGGGCGATGGAGGGCCCCCGGCAGAGCGCGTTCCTGCTCAGCAGCCCGCCCTTGGCCGCCCTGCACAGCATGGCGGAGATGAAGACCCCGCTCTACCCTGCCGCCTATCCCCCGCTGCCCACCGGGCccccctcctcctcgtcctcgtcctcctcgtcctcgtcgcCCTCCCCACCTTTGGGCGCAAACAACCCGGGCGGTTTGAAGCCCCCGGCCGCGGGGGGCCTCTCGTCCCTGGGCAGCCCCCCGCAGCAGCTTTCGGCGGCCACCCCGCATGGCATCAACGACATCCTGAGCCGGCCCTCCATGCCGGTGGCCTCGGGGGCCGCCCTGCCCTCCGCCTCGCCCTCGgggtcttcttcctcctcctcctcgtccgcCTCCGCCACCTCGGCCTCTGcggccgccgccgctgctgccgctgccgccgccgccgccgcctcgtCGCCCGCCGGGCTGCTGGCCGGCCTGCCCCTG TTCAGCAGCCTGAGCCCTCCGCCACCGCCGCCCGGGCTCTACTTTAGCCCCAGCGCCGCGGCCGTGGCCGCCGTGGGCCGGTACCCCAAGCCCCTGGCCGAGCTGCCCGGTCGGACGCCCATCTTCTGGCCTGGGGTGATGCAGAGCCCGCCTTGGAGGGACGCGCGCCTTGCCTGTACCCCCC ATCAAGGATCCATTTTGTTGGAcaaagatgggaagagaaaacacacCAGACCCACATTCTCCGGCCAGCAGATCTTCGCCCTGGAGAAGACTTTCGAACAAACGAAGTACTTGGCAGGACCAGAGAGAGCACGCTTGGCCTATTCTCTGGGGATGACGGAGAGTCAGGTCAAG GTCTGGTTCCAGAACCGGCGGACCAAGTGGAGAAAGAAGCACGCAGCCGAGATGGCCACGGCCAAGAAGAAGCAGGACTCGGAGACTGAGCGGCTCAAGGGGACTTCGGAGAACGAGGAGGACGACGACGATTACAACAAGCCCCTGGACCCGAACTCTGACGACGAGAAAATCACTCAGCTGCTGAAAAAGCACAAATCGAGCGGCGGCAGCCTCCTGCTGCACGCGTCGGAGGCCGAGGGCTCGTCCTGA